In a genomic window of Meleagris gallopavo isolate NT-WF06-2002-E0010 breed Aviagen turkey brand Nicholas breeding stock chromosome 1, Turkey_5.1, whole genome shotgun sequence:
- the SNAPC3 gene encoding snRNA-activating protein complex subunit 3 codes for MVDLQLLSGLRALCSVDTLVSADKERDPEAIPEDSGLETLRFRKKALQRREERIVVDRACRQETLTYEMESHAIGKRPDDAADLVEEGELLLTLNIFYPVIFQKHKEHKPYQTVLVLGSQRLTELRDSLSCVSDLQIGGEFSSEPDRAPEHISKDLYKSAFFYFEGIFYNDSRYPECRDLSRTIIEWSESRDRGYGNLQSAKMEDCTFNDLSLRIGYPYLFCHQGDCEHIIIVTDIRLIHHEDCLDRNLYPLLIKKHWLCTRKCFVCKMYTARWVTNKDSLAPEDPCFFCDVCFRMLHYDAEGNKLGDFLAYPYVDPGIFN; via the exons ATGGTCGACCTGCAGTTACTGAGTGGT CTGCGGGCCTTGTGCAGTGTTGATACGTTAGTATCTGCTGATAAAGAGAGGGACCCAGAAGCGATTCCCGAAGACAGCGGGCTGGAAACTCTTCGGTTTAGGAAGAAGGCACTGCAGAGGCGAGAAGAAAGGATCGTTGTGGATCGGGCTTGCAGACAGGAAACACTGACTTATGAGATGGAGTCGCACGCCATTGGCAAGAGGCCTGATGATGCAGCAGACCTGGTGGAGGAGGGAGAGCTGCTTCTAACTCTGAACATCTTCTATCCTGTCATCTTCCAGAAGCACAAGGAGCACAAGCCCTACCAGACGGTCCTGGTGCTGGGCAGCCAGAGGCTCACTGAACTCAGAGACTCCTTGTCCTGTGTCAGCGACCTGCAGATCGGCGGGGAGTTCAGCAGTGAGCCAGACCGAGCGCCAGAGCACATCAGCAAGGACCTCTACAAATCTGCCTTCTTTTACTTTGAAGGCATCTTTTATAACGATAGCAGATACCCAGAGTGCAGAGATCTAAGCAGAACCATTATTGAGTGGTCCGAATCTCGTGACAGAGGCTATGGAAATCTTCAGTCTGCCAAAATGGAGGACTGCACATTCAATGATTTGTCCCTCAGAATCGGCTATCCGTACCTCTTCTGCCACCAAGGGGACTGTGAGCACATCATTATCGTCACAGACATACGACTTATTCATCATGAGGACTGCCTGGACAGGAACCTCTATCCACTGTTAATCAAAAAACACTGGTTATGTACCAGAAAATGCTTTGTGTGCAAAATGTATACAGCCAGGTGGGTAACCAACAAGGACAGCCTGGCACCAGAGGATCCTTGTTTCTTCTGTGATGTTTGTTTCCGAATGCTCCATTATGATGCAGAAGGCAATAAGCTGGGAGACTTTCTTGCATATCCCTATGTCGATCCTGGGATTTTCAACTAG